One bacterium genomic window carries:
- a CDS encoding cytochrome c biogenesis protein CcdA yields MHLSLLIAFLAGVLGFFSPCIVPLIPGYLSFVSGVSLLEVGAAERRRHVWRVVGTTLLFVLGFSLVFTGLGASASLAGGFILGNRELLGRLGGAVVIVFGLIMLGVIRVPGLSRERRFAVAERPAGLAGIVLVGMAFGFAWTPCVGPVLGAILTLAATTARAADGALLLFAYSLGLGLPFLVTAALLTSAFGALRAIGRYAHAIEVTGGAFLVVMGAALLFDWIYRLNAWILQVFPVRPAL; encoded by the coding sequence ATGCATCTCTCTTTGCTGATCGCTTTTCTCGCGGGGGTACTCGGGTTCTTCTCTCCGTGCATCGTGCCGCTCATTCCCGGCTATCTGTCCTTTGTGTCCGGCGTGTCGCTGCTCGAGGTCGGAGCGGCGGAGCGGCGCCGGCACGTCTGGCGCGTCGTTGGGACGACGCTCCTGTTCGTGCTCGGATTCTCCCTCGTGTTCACCGGACTCGGGGCGTCGGCGTCTCTGGCCGGCGGCTTCATCCTCGGCAATCGGGAGCTTCTCGGCCGCCTCGGCGGTGCCGTCGTCATCGTGTTCGGCCTCATCATGCTGGGCGTGATTCGCGTGCCGGGGCTGTCCCGCGAGCGGCGCTTTGCCGTTGCGGAGCGGCCGGCGGGACTCGCCGGGATCGTGCTCGTCGGCATGGCGTTCGGCTTCGCCTGGACGCCCTGCGTCGGACCGGTGCTCGGGGCCATCCTCACGCTGGCCGCAACCACCGCCCGTGCCGCCGACGGCGCGCTGCTGCTTTTCGCGTATTCCCTCGGTTTGGGGCTGCCGTTTCTCGTCACCGCCGCGCTGCTCACGAGCGCGTTCGGCGCACTGCGCGCGATCGGGCGCTACGCGCACGCGATCGAAGTCACCGGCGGGGCGTTCCTCGTCGTGATGGGCGCGGCGCTGCTGTTCGATTGGATCTACCGCCTCAACGCGTGGATCCTTCAAGTGTTTCCGGTCCGGCCCGCGCTCTAA
- a CDS encoding xanthine dehydrogenase family protein molybdopterin-binding subunit, protein MKFEPAATSWIGKSVRARETLRPIRGLAHYVDDLVLPGAAHLAVVRSPVAHARIRHISTEAARRAPGVLAVVTGADLAGRTEGFPVNVQEGAKVTAVPLRALATGTVRYAGEPVVAIAAETLAAALDAAALVEVAYEDLPAVTDLRAALGGPVAVHDAAPDNALLRWRRTHGDVDAAMASAAHVVRARFQIPRMAGAPMEPRGGAAAYDPGTDVLTVWCSTQDPHRPLAQLSRVLKRPEDRLRIIVPDVGGGFGVKGSPAPEVAVAALLAMDLRRPVKWMETRRENFLSNYQARGIDADAELALDADGRFLALRARVLADLGAYMYPATTTVPLTAAILMVNTYTTPAADVELIGVATTKPPTGPYRGAGRPEAVYIMERLVDLAARETGVDPIEIRRRNFIAPDRFPYRTPLGWVYDSGQYELCLDRGLEAIGYARWRREQARARAEGRLLGIGVAAYVERAGTGLWEAAALTVAPDGRVVVRIGSTPQGQGHETTFAQIAADALGVPPEAITVEHGDSAVVPRGMGTFGSRSITVGGSALWVAAQKVQDKATRIAAHLLEAAPTDLVRDGDRYAVRGAASRGVSFAEVAAAAYQPGRLPRDMELGLDASATFSLPSPVFPSGAYVAVVEVEPETGAVRILALVAVDDGGRIVNPFLAEAQVIGAVAQGIGEALLEESVFDETGQPLTTTFGEYAMPRAANTPAVHGVFVETLSPFNPLGAKGVGEAGAIAAPPAVANAVMDALAPLGIRHLDLPLRPERIWRAIRDAKSPAGESFHER, encoded by the coding sequence ATGAAGTTTGAGCCCGCGGCCACGTCGTGGATCGGGAAGAGCGTGCGGGCGCGCGAGACGCTGCGGCCGATTCGCGGCCTCGCCCACTACGTCGACGACCTCGTGCTGCCGGGCGCGGCCCACCTCGCCGTTGTTCGAAGTCCCGTCGCCCACGCGCGCATCCGCCACATCTCGACGGAGGCGGCGCGCCGGGCGCCGGGCGTGCTGGCGGTCGTCACCGGGGCCGACCTGGCCGGCCGCACCGAGGGCTTCCCGGTCAACGTCCAGGAGGGCGCGAAGGTAACGGCCGTGCCGCTCCGCGCGCTCGCGACCGGCACCGTCCGATACGCCGGCGAGCCGGTGGTCGCGATCGCCGCGGAGACGCTGGCGGCCGCGCTCGACGCCGCGGCCCTCGTGGAGGTGGCGTACGAGGACCTGCCGGCGGTCACCGACCTGCGCGCGGCGCTCGGCGGACCCGTCGCGGTGCACGACGCGGCGCCGGACAACGCGCTCCTCCGCTGGCGCCGCACGCACGGCGACGTCGACGCGGCGATGGCGTCCGCGGCCCACGTCGTGCGGGCGCGGTTTCAGATTCCGCGTATGGCCGGCGCGCCGATGGAGCCGCGGGGCGGAGCCGCGGCCTATGACCCCGGCACGGACGTCCTCACGGTGTGGTGCTCCACGCAGGATCCGCACCGGCCGCTCGCCCAGTTGAGCAGGGTGCTCAAGCGGCCGGAAGACCGCCTCCGGATCATCGTGCCCGACGTCGGAGGCGGCTTCGGGGTGAAGGGGAGTCCCGCGCCCGAGGTCGCCGTCGCGGCGCTCCTGGCGATGGATCTCCGCCGCCCGGTCAAGTGGATGGAGACGCGCCGCGAGAACTTTCTCTCGAACTACCAGGCGCGCGGCATCGACGCCGACGCGGAACTGGCGCTCGATGCGGACGGCCGGTTCCTCGCCCTGCGCGCGCGCGTGCTCGCCGATCTCGGCGCCTACATGTACCCGGCGACGACGACCGTGCCGCTGACCGCGGCGATTTTGATGGTGAACACCTACACGACGCCCGCCGCGGACGTCGAACTGATCGGCGTCGCGACGACCAAGCCGCCCACCGGGCCGTACCGCGGCGCGGGACGGCCGGAAGCGGTGTACATCATGGAGCGCCTCGTCGATCTGGCGGCGCGCGAGACGGGCGTCGATCCTATCGAGATCCGGCGGCGCAACTTCATCGCCCCCGACCGGTTTCCGTACCGCACGCCCCTCGGCTGGGTGTACGACTCCGGCCAGTACGAGTTGTGCCTGGACCGCGGACTCGAGGCGATCGGATACGCGCGCTGGCGGCGGGAGCAGGCGCGCGCGCGCGCCGAGGGACGGCTCCTCGGCATCGGCGTCGCCGCCTACGTCGAGCGCGCCGGCACCGGCCTGTGGGAAGCCGCGGCGCTGACCGTCGCGCCCGACGGCCGCGTCGTCGTGCGCATCGGGTCGACGCCGCAGGGGCAGGGCCACGAGACGACGTTTGCGCAGATCGCGGCCGACGCCCTCGGCGTGCCGCCCGAGGCGATCACGGTCGAGCACGGCGATTCCGCCGTGGTCCCCCGCGGGATGGGCACGTTCGGCAGCCGGTCCATCACGGTCGGCGGCTCCGCGCTGTGGGTCGCGGCGCAGAAGGTCCAGGACAAAGCCACCAGGATCGCGGCCCACCTGCTCGAGGCCGCGCCGACCGATCTCGTCCGCGACGGAGACCGCTACGCCGTTCGCGGCGCGGCCTCCCGCGGCGTCTCCTTCGCCGAGGTGGCGGCGGCGGCGTACCAGCCGGGCCGCCTGCCGCGCGACATGGAGTTGGGGCTCGATGCCTCGGCGACGTTCTCGCTTCCGAGCCCGGTGTTCCCGTCCGGCGCCTACGTCGCGGTGGTTGAAGTCGAACCCGAAACGGGCGCTGTTCGCATCCTGGCGCTCGTTGCCGTCGACGACGGCGGCCGGATCGTCAATCCGTTCCTTGCCGAGGCGCAGGTCATCGGCGCCGTCGCGCAGGGGATCGGCGAGGCGCTGCTGGAGGAGTCGGTCTTCGACGAGACGGGCCAGCCGCTCACGACGACCTTCGGGGAATATGCGATGCCGCGGGCGGCAAACACGCCGGCGGTGCACGGTGTGTTCGTCGAGACCCTGTCGCCGTTCAATCCGCTCGGCGCCAAAGGCGTCGGCGAGGCGGGGGCGATCGCCGCGCCTCCGGCGGTGGCGAACGCGGTGATGGATGCCCTGGCGCCGCTCGGCATCCGCCACCTCGACCTGCCGCTGCGGCCCGAACGGATCTGGCGGGCGATTCGGGACGCGAAGAGCCCCGCAGGCGAGAGTTTCCATGAACGCTGA
- a CDS encoding VOC family protein yields MLDHIILTVSDIKRSLAFYEAALRPLHIKFFMPYKGEDGHPDLWGFGDGKKAIFWIKQGKPDPTAIHWGFAAENRKKVDEFYEAAMSAGARDNISPRARLEYYPGYYAADVFDPDGYSFEVVHKSER; encoded by the coding sequence ATGCTCGACCACATTATTCTAACCGTCAGCGATATCAAACGTTCGCTGGCCTTCTATGAGGCGGCCTTGAGGCCGCTTCATATCAAATTCTTCATGCCGTACAAGGGCGAAGACGGTCATCCCGATCTGTGGGGATTTGGTGACGGCAAGAAGGCGATCTTCTGGATAAAGCAAGGGAAGCCTGATCCAACAGCCATTCACTGGGGTTTCGCGGCCGAAAATAGAAAAAAGGTCGATGAATTCTACGAGGCCGCCATGTCCGCTGGCGCCAGGGACAACATTTCTCCCCGCGCACGCCTGGAATACTATCCGGGATACTATGCCGCCGATGTATTCGACCCCGACGGGTATTCGTTCGAGGTCGTACATAAGAGCGAGCGCTGA
- a CDS encoding ABC transporter substrate-binding protein, with the protein MKRHLALITALVVAMLGAAAVPPGTAAPQFPPPGPRDKVIFGQPTAPPNVVHSPVELAKAFGFMDKFNVDLSVLDFDGSTRALTAAIAGGVNVGLIDCQVANGNGVQIAAFYAPAPRTDFVLVARDTIKTLQDLKGRKMGLSGAPGGIIDRMNRAILATAGLRAEDVNFVPTTTAGRVAALVTGQNDTALFHLEQASKVLRTQRGFHVLYDLYKALPDYEYNVYCGLRPWVQAHRGAVVDMTAATILAVRYAYTHRVEAIKAITDITHEDPEDVAYAYGKIVTGCIWARNLGLDLKRLDWTTQFEHQGGNLRNVYDARQIVDMGIANEALAKAGGAIPVPEGCE; encoded by the coding sequence ATGAAACGGCATCTGGCACTCATCACCGCGTTGGTGGTTGCGATGCTCGGCGCCGCCGCCGTCCCGCCCGGGACCGCGGCCCCCCAGTTCCCGCCGCCGGGTCCGCGCGACAAGGTCATCTTCGGACAGCCGACGGCTCCCCCGAACGTGGTGCACTCACCCGTGGAATTGGCGAAGGCGTTCGGGTTCATGGACAAGTTCAACGTGGACCTGTCCGTGCTCGACTTCGACGGCTCCACGCGGGCGCTGACCGCCGCGATCGCAGGCGGCGTCAACGTCGGGCTGATCGACTGTCAGGTCGCCAACGGGAACGGCGTCCAGATCGCGGCATTTTACGCCCCGGCGCCGCGGACCGACTTCGTCCTGGTCGCGCGCGACACCATTAAGACGCTCCAAGACCTCAAGGGACGCAAGATGGGGCTCTCGGGCGCCCCGGGCGGGATCATCGACCGGATGAACCGCGCCATCCTGGCGACGGCGGGCCTGCGGGCCGAAGACGTGAACTTCGTGCCGACGACGACGGCCGGCCGCGTGGCGGCGCTGGTTACAGGACAGAACGACACGGCGCTGTTCCACCTGGAGCAGGCGAGCAAGGTCCTGCGGACCCAACGAGGGTTCCACGTGCTGTACGACTTGTACAAGGCACTGCCGGACTATGAGTACAATGTCTACTGCGGGCTCCGGCCCTGGGTGCAGGCGCACCGCGGGGCCGTGGTCGACATGACGGCGGCGACCATCCTCGCGGTGCGGTACGCGTACACGCATCGCGTCGAGGCGATCAAGGCGATCACGGACATCACACACGAGGATCCCGAGGACGTCGCCTACGCTTACGGCAAGATCGTCACCGGCTGCATCTGGGCCCGCAACCTCGGCCTCGATCTCAAACGGCTCGACTGGACGACGCAGTTCGAGCATCAGGGCGGCAACCTCCGGAACGTCTACGATGCCCGCCAGATCGTGGATATGGGCATCGCCAACGAAGCGCTCGCCAAGGCCGGCGGCGCGATCCCCGTTCCCGAGGGCTGCGAGTAG
- a CDS encoding alpha/beta hydrolase — protein MPDETIRYVGRTWEPRLVANGVDPSDYRRVVGGLETWDQWYGAWMALGRTHEGLARDAESAGLAVTAGEAYYRAALAYHFAVFSWTDHLDEYTRGHERCVGCYARALPSLDPPGERVEFPLEAVRIPAYLRRPAGAGPARPPVVLFLSGLDSVKEEHATFERFFLRRGLATLTLDGPGQGETWYRMKMRVDWEVTAAAAIDHLLARDDVDGTRVGVCGVSLGGYLAPRCAAFEPRLRAVASCGGLHSLEEGRLHRGLHLARWLHIWGARDPSDLAARSRGATLADCAGRITAPLLVVHGAQDNLIPPDDAYRTYERAAGPKRWVLYPDGNHVCNNIAYKYRPLVADFMAEHLR, from the coding sequence ATGCCTGACGAGACGATCCGGTACGTGGGCCGGACCTGGGAGCCGCGGCTCGTCGCGAACGGCGTCGATCCGAGCGACTACCGCCGCGTCGTCGGCGGGCTCGAGACGTGGGATCAGTGGTACGGTGCGTGGATGGCGCTCGGCCGGACCCATGAGGGCCTCGCGCGCGACGCCGAATCCGCCGGACTGGCTGTGACCGCCGGGGAGGCGTACTACCGCGCGGCGCTCGCCTACCACTTCGCCGTATTCAGCTGGACGGACCATCTCGACGAATACACCCGCGGGCACGAGCGCTGCGTCGGCTGCTACGCCCGCGCGCTCCCCTCGCTCGATCCGCCGGGCGAGCGGGTCGAGTTTCCGCTGGAGGCGGTCCGGATCCCCGCCTACCTCCGGCGGCCTGCCGGAGCCGGCCCCGCACGTCCGCCCGTCGTATTGTTCCTGTCCGGTCTCGACTCGGTGAAGGAAGAGCATGCCACCTTCGAGCGGTTCTTCCTGCGCCGGGGGCTCGCCACGCTGACCCTGGACGGGCCGGGTCAGGGCGAGACGTGGTACCGGATGAAGATGCGGGTCGACTGGGAGGTCACGGCGGCGGCGGCGATCGACCATCTGCTCGCACGGGACGACGTCGACGGCACGCGGGTCGGCGTGTGCGGGGTTAGCCTCGGCGGGTATCTGGCGCCGCGCTGCGCCGCGTTCGAGCCGCGCCTGCGGGCCGTCGCCTCGTGCGGGGGGCTGCACAGCCTCGAGGAGGGGCGTCTGCACCGCGGGCTGCATCTCGCGCGGTGGCTGCACATCTGGGGCGCGCGCGACCCGTCCGACCTCGCGGCGCGCAGCCGGGGCGCGACGCTCGCGGACTGCGCCGGCCGTATCACGGCGCCGCTGCTCGTCGTGCACGGGGCGCAGGACAACCTCATCCCGCCGGACGACGCCTACCGCACGTACGAGCGGGCGGCCGGGCCGAAGCGCTGGGTGCTGTATCCTGACGGCAACCACGTCTGCAACAACATCGCCTATAAATACCGGCCGCTCGTCGCCGACTTCATGGCGGAGCACCTGCGGTGA
- a CDS encoding ABC transporter ATP-binding protein, whose amino-acid sequence MKTKIQIDNACRMFAGGTVSAFEGLSFDVYDNEILCIVGPSGCGKTTLLRCIDGLVPLSAGRILLDGSAVTAPPSRMAMVFQHFGLFPWKTVEANVAYGLRLGGVSRSEAAARVRRVLTLVGLQTFAGYYPYQLSGGMQQRVGLARALAIDPEVLLMDEPFAALDAQTREILQEEMLRILEQERKTIVFVTHSIDEALVLGDRVIVLTARPARVREVLTVPYARPRSVAAVRADPAFGALRSQVWNLLRQEIQ is encoded by the coding sequence GTGAAGACCAAGATCCAGATCGACAACGCGTGCCGCATGTTCGCCGGCGGGACCGTCAGCGCGTTCGAAGGGCTGTCGTTCGACGTCTACGACAACGAGATCTTGTGCATCGTCGGCCCGAGCGGCTGCGGCAAGACGACGCTGCTGCGATGCATCGACGGCCTGGTGCCGCTCTCCGCGGGGCGGATTCTGCTCGACGGGTCGGCGGTGACGGCGCCGCCGTCCCGGATGGCGATGGTGTTTCAGCACTTCGGCCTGTTCCCGTGGAAGACGGTGGAGGCCAACGTGGCGTACGGTTTGCGCCTCGGGGGCGTCTCCCGCTCGGAGGCGGCGGCCCGGGTGCGGCGCGTGCTCACGCTCGTCGGCCTGCAGACGTTCGCGGGATATTATCCGTACCAGCTCTCGGGCGGCATGCAGCAGCGCGTCGGGCTGGCCCGGGCGCTCGCGATCGACCCGGAGGTCCTGCTCATGGACGAGCCGTTCGCGGCGCTGGACGCCCAGACGCGCGAAATCCTGCAGGAAGAGATGCTCCGCATCCTCGAGCAGGAACGAAAAACGATCGTCTTCGTGACCCACAGCATCGACGAGGCGCTGGTCCTGGGGGACCGCGTGATCGTGCTCACCGCGCGGCCGGCGCGGGTGCGCGAGGTGCTCACCGTGCCGTACGCCCGGCCGCGGTCGGTCGCGGCGGTACGGGCCGATCCGGCGTTCGGGGCGCTGCGGTCCCAGGTCTGGAACCTGCTGCGGCAGGAGATCCAATGA
- a CDS encoding ABC transporter permease, with protein sequence MSGEAALAVSAQQRAVQAAASRLRRRRRLHDALVRVASVCTVLAIWEAGARAISPLLFAPPSRIVVAGAAMIASGELWPYLSLSFRVAAIGMLLGTIVGVAAGVLIARVRLLDLSLEPFVIALYSTPMVALIPLVVIWAGFGDSGKIVVIFLFAVFPVLLNTYQGVRGVDARLLEVARSFRTSERALWGDVILPSALPFIVAGVRLALGRALIGMVIADLYTSVSGIGYLIVRYAQNLQIDRLLVPVVILSITGVTLVQALRWVEMRIAPWQFAGRDD encoded by the coding sequence ATGAGCGGCGAAGCGGCGCTGGCCGTATCGGCGCAGCAGCGGGCGGTGCAGGCGGCGGCCTCGCGCCTGCGGCGGCGCCGGCGGCTTCACGACGCGCTCGTCCGCGTCGCCTCGGTCTGTACCGTCCTGGCGATCTGGGAAGCGGGCGCCCGCGCGATCAGTCCGCTGTTGTTCGCGCCGCCGTCCCGGATCGTCGTCGCCGGTGCGGCGATGATCGCGTCCGGCGAACTGTGGCCGTATCTGAGCCTGAGTTTCCGCGTGGCCGCGATCGGCATGCTGCTCGGTACGATCGTCGGCGTCGCGGCCGGGGTCTTGATCGCGCGCGTGCGGCTGCTCGATCTGTCGCTGGAGCCGTTCGTGATCGCGCTGTACTCGACGCCGATGGTGGCGTTGATCCCGCTCGTCGTCATCTGGGCCGGGTTCGGGGACTCCGGCAAGATCGTCGTGATCTTTCTGTTCGCGGTGTTTCCGGTGCTCCTGAACACATATCAGGGCGTCCGCGGGGTCGACGCGCGGCTGCTCGAGGTCGCACGCTCGTTCCGCACGTCGGAACGCGCGTTGTGGGGCGACGTGATCCTGCCGTCCGCGCTGCCGTTCATCGTGGCCGGGGTGCGCCTCGCGCTCGGCCGCGCGCTCATCGGCATGGTGATCGCCGACCTCTACACGTCGGTCTCCGGCATCGGCTATCTGATCGTGCGCTACGCGCAAAACCTGCAGATCGACCGGCTGCTGGTCCCGGTCGTGATCCTGTCCATCACCGGCGTGACGCTCGTGCAGGCGCTGCGCTGGGTGGAGATGCGGATCGCGCCGTGGCAGTTTGCCGGGCGCGACGACTGA
- a CDS encoding M24 family metallopeptidase, protein MSSDDFEAVRGALDSGAHFGRLSGTPYYADAVYDRFSDDEQRRRLAAVRAKMARLGLDGLVACGGPNHWSYGAGVFWLTNHREWHALSVYLYVPRDGEPALVYGMGGTHIEATRRAVAVRDVRPASAGQFGEVLAAVARERGHAGGRIGIAVIDPRYGDYLPLNQYRRLAAELPDSRLELVGDFFHELLVIKSPEERARVRRAGALCVAALRAVRDAARPGVAEYELKAAAASAILAGGGELDFLIIGSTPMDEPRMVFGNPRPSGRRLRAGDLILNELAAGYEGYTAQIGIPICVGRPPERVRRMWDEIVRPGFDLLAAELRPGNTFEAMQRRTSVFRERGYQSRPIVMHGIDLTSHHPDVRVDGVHADPADRVMRPGMELMLEPNPITADGLLGLFYGHTFLLNDSGRELVTDGLPDDLLVVEG, encoded by the coding sequence GTGTCGTCCGACGACTTCGAGGCGGTGCGCGGCGCGCTCGACAGCGGCGCGCATTTCGGCCGGCTCTCCGGCACGCCGTACTACGCGGACGCGGTGTACGATCGCTTCTCGGACGACGAGCAGCGGCGCCGGCTCGCCGCGGTCCGCGCGAAGATGGCCCGCCTCGGCCTGGACGGCCTGGTCGCCTGCGGCGGGCCGAACCACTGGAGCTACGGGGCCGGGGTGTTCTGGCTCACCAACCACCGCGAGTGGCACGCGCTGTCGGTGTACCTGTACGTGCCGCGGGACGGAGAGCCGGCGCTCGTGTACGGGATGGGCGGCACGCACATCGAGGCGACGCGCCGCGCCGTCGCGGTGCGGGACGTGCGCCCGGCGTCCGCCGGGCAGTTCGGCGAGGTGCTGGCGGCCGTTGCCCGCGAGCGCGGGCACGCCGGCGGCCGGATCGGGATCGCGGTGATCGATCCGCGGTACGGCGACTACCTGCCCCTTAACCAGTACCGGCGGCTCGCCGCGGAGCTCCCGGACTCCCGGCTCGAGCTCGTCGGCGACTTCTTCCATGAGCTGCTCGTGATCAAGAGCCCCGAAGAGCGCGCGCGCGTGCGCCGCGCGGGCGCGCTGTGCGTCGCGGCGCTGCGCGCCGTCCGCGACGCCGCCCGGCCCGGCGTCGCCGAGTACGAGCTCAAAGCCGCCGCCGCGTCGGCGATTCTCGCCGGCGGCGGCGAGCTCGATTTTCTGATCATCGGCAGCACGCCGATGGACGAGCCGCGCATGGTGTTCGGGAACCCGCGGCCGTCGGGACGCCGGCTCCGCGCCGGCGATCTCATTCTCAACGAGCTCGCGGCCGGCTACGAAGGGTACACGGCCCAGATCGGCATTCCGATCTGCGTCGGCCGGCCCCCGGAGCGGGTGCGCCGGATGTGGGATGAGATCGTGCGGCCGGGCTTCGACCTGCTGGCCGCGGAGCTCCGGCCGGGGAATACGTTCGAGGCGATGCAGCGGCGGACGAGCGTCTTCCGCGAACGGGGCTATCAGTCCCGTCCGATCGTGATGCACGGCATCGATCTGACGAGCCATCATCCCGACGTCCGCGTCGACGGCGTGCACGCGGACCCCGCGGACCGCGTGATGCGTCCGGGCATGGAGCTGATGCTCGAGCCGAACCCGATCACGGCCGACGGCCTGCTGGGACTGTTCTACGGACACACGTTTCTCCTGAACGATTCCGGCCGGGAACTCGTCACGGACGGCCTCCCGGACGACCTGCTGGTGGTCGAGGGCTAA
- a CDS encoding PAS domain S-box protein, translating to MANPVTGQQKGFTLSHLAAVVESTDDAIYSMTLDGVILTWNRAAEQMYGYSAAEASGASAMLLVPQDSLDEASEILARLRRGEHVTHYETVRLRKDGRRLDVSLTISPITDASGRVIAVSAIARDITRRIEAEAALQRLNADLEERVAQRTRELQAMNEELEAFSYTVAHDLRAPLITIAGFAEILLEDCAGGLEADSQRRLRLITDNTRRMGRLIDDLLAFARLGRRPLTESVVQPAEIARRAWDELDGVRGGRRVELMIGDLPPCRADGALLQQVFVNLLGNALKFTRGRDRPLIEVGRRADAERPHEYAYFVRDNGPGFDPQYAHKLFKIFQRLHSIDEFEGTGIGLATVHRIVLRHGGRVWAEGDVAKGATFFFTLSRPDPRGPEDG from the coding sequence TTGGCGAATCCTGTGACCGGTCAGCAGAAGGGCTTCACGCTCTCCCACTTGGCGGCCGTGGTCGAGTCGACCGACGACGCCATCTACAGCATGACGCTCGACGGCGTCATCCTGACGTGGAACCGGGCCGCCGAGCAGATGTACGGGTATTCCGCGGCCGAGGCGTCCGGCGCGTCGGCGATGCTGCTCGTGCCTCAAGACAGCCTCGACGAAGCGTCCGAGATCCTCGCGCGCCTGCGGCGCGGCGAGCACGTCACGCACTACGAGACGGTCCGGCTGCGCAAAGACGGCCGGCGCCTCGACGTGTCACTGACGATCTCGCCGATTACGGACGCGTCCGGACGGGTCATCGCGGTCTCGGCGATCGCCCGCGACATTACGCGGCGCATCGAAGCCGAGGCGGCGCTGCAGCGCCTCAACGCGGACCTCGAAGAGCGGGTCGCGCAGCGCACGCGCGAGCTCCAGGCGATGAACGAGGAACTCGAGGCGTTTTCATACACCGTCGCCCACGACCTGCGCGCTCCGCTGATCACCATCGCGGGGTTCGCCGAGATTCTCCTCGAGGACTGCGCGGGCGGACTCGAAGCGGATTCACAGCGCCGCCTGCGGCTCATCACGGACAACACGCGCCGGATGGGGCGTCTGATCGACGATCTGCTCGCGTTTGCCCGCCTGGGCCGCCGGCCCCTGACCGAATCCGTCGTGCAGCCCGCGGAGATCGCCCGGCGGGCGTGGGACGAGCTCGACGGCGTCCGGGGCGGCCGGCGCGTCGAGCTGATGATCGGAGACCTGCCGCCGTGCCGGGCGGACGGCGCGCTGCTGCAGCAGGTGTTCGTCAACCTGCTCGGCAACGCGCTGAAATTCACACGGGGCCGGGACCGTCCGCTGATCGAGGTCGGCCGGCGGGCCGACGCCGAGCGCCCCCACGAATACGCGTACTTCGTCCGGGACAACGGTCCCGGCTTCGATCCGCAGTACGCGCACAAGTTGTTCAAGATCTTTCAGCGCCTGCATTCGATCGACGAATTCGAGGGCACCGGCATCGGGCTGGCCACCGTGCACCGCATCGTGCTGCGCCACGGCGGCCGCGTGTGGGCGGAGGGCGACGTCGCGAAGGGAGCGACTTTCTTCTTCACGTTGAGCCGGCCCGACCCGCGCGGGCCGGAGGACGGCTGA